From Pseudomonas sp. stari2, a single genomic window includes:
- a CDS encoding methyl-accepting chemotaxis protein, with amino-acid sequence MKSLLYPAVSLMNRLSFGMKFSLISVLFLVPMLVTNFYLVRDSYREFQGTRVELQSLDLLGSSLTLRRDLETLNNLVQINVTLGQSGKAGNVEAQITGLEKTVLVRLQGLTAMTEDPEQIKVFDAKRDEMITAFKAQQVESSLQSKSALIGKLLGSAQIFSQIIASQAGLSRDTQSDIRQLSELVTAITPAITQTLGEGRAVGSFSLGQGFLNSSSSTRFDELLAQIEKLQGEYGLKLQDALGSSKAARDSLSTVADVSKASLKQASEIFEEQVVVAETLDAPWQAFYDQVTGLMDRTYQLNEATLKFLDTQLQQRLAQNRTHMVLQAVALSVVFVLIFYLYGGFYASTRNTLKRLGAMMDKVAAGDMTVNFVAHSRDELGELGEVFNGTVRKIHDLIERVGHTVGEVERQAGQVENVSAQSNQAVAGQRTQIEQVATAMNQMSATSLEVARSAAAAVSSAHSVNDETISGRGLVESQQGSIAALASEIDQSVLVINQLASDSQSISRVLEVIKSIAEQTNLLALNAAIEAARAGEQGRGFAVVADEVRTLAKRTQQSTEEIEQMIAKLHGGVGAAVKAMGVSHQMANGTVGQSEKVQQALENILGAVGMIVDQNQQIAAAVEQQTAVAHDIDQNIVEINRAGERTAEGAYQTENASRALSAQVVELKQLISAFRV; translated from the coding sequence AGCCTGACCCTGCGCCGGGATCTGGAAACCCTCAACAATCTGGTGCAGATCAACGTCACCCTTGGCCAGTCGGGCAAGGCCGGCAATGTCGAAGCGCAAATCACCGGGCTGGAAAAAACCGTGCTGGTGCGCCTGCAAGGGCTGACGGCCATGACCGAGGACCCGGAGCAGATCAAGGTCTTCGATGCCAAGCGCGATGAGATGATTACCGCGTTCAAGGCCCAGCAAGTGGAAAGCTCCCTGCAAAGCAAAAGTGCGCTGATCGGCAAGCTGCTCGGCAGCGCACAGATTTTCAGCCAGATCATCGCCAGCCAGGCCGGTCTGAGCCGCGACACCCAGAGCGATATCCGTCAACTCAGCGAACTGGTCACTGCGATCACACCAGCCATCACTCAGACCCTCGGTGAAGGCCGGGCCGTAGGCTCATTCTCGTTGGGGCAGGGTTTTCTCAACAGTTCCTCCAGCACCCGGTTCGATGAGCTGCTGGCACAGATCGAAAAACTCCAGGGCGAGTACGGGCTGAAACTGCAGGATGCACTGGGCTCAAGCAAAGCCGCGCGGGACTCGCTGAGTACCGTGGCCGATGTCAGCAAGGCCTCGCTGAAGCAGGCCAGCGAAATATTCGAAGAGCAAGTGGTGGTCGCCGAGACCCTTGATGCGCCGTGGCAGGCTTTTTATGATCAGGTCACGGGCCTGATGGACCGGACATACCAACTCAACGAAGCCACCCTGAAATTCCTCGATACCCAATTGCAGCAACGTCTGGCGCAGAACCGCACGCACATGGTGTTGCAGGCTGTGGCGCTGTCGGTGGTGTTCGTGCTGATTTTCTACCTCTATGGCGGCTTCTACGCCTCGACCCGCAACACGCTTAAACGCCTGGGCGCGATGATGGACAAGGTCGCCGCCGGGGACATGACGGTCAACTTCGTAGCCCATAGCCGCGATGAACTGGGCGAGCTGGGCGAGGTGTTCAATGGCACGGTGCGCAAGATCCACGACCTGATCGAGCGGGTCGGGCATACCGTCGGCGAAGTCGAGCGTCAGGCCGGGCAAGTGGAAAACGTCTCGGCGCAAAGCAATCAGGCCGTGGCCGGACAGCGCACTCAGATCGAACAAGTGGCTACGGCCATGAACCAGATGTCGGCCACTTCGCTGGAAGTCGCGCGCAGTGCGGCGGCTGCGGTCAGCAGCGCCCACAGCGTCAACGATGAAACCATCAGCGGACGTGGCCTGGTGGAGTCGCAGCAGGGCAGCATCGCAGCACTGGCCAGTGAGATCGATCAGTCGGTGTTGGTGATCAACCAGTTGGCCAGCGACAGCCAGTCGATCAGCCGAGTGCTGGAGGTGATCAAGAGCATTGCCGAGCAGACCAATCTGTTGGCCCTCAACGCGGCGATCGAGGCCGCGCGTGCCGGGGAACAAGGACGAGGTTTTGCGGTAGTGGCGGACGAAGTACGGACCCTGGCCAAACGTACTCAGCAATCGACCGAAGAAATCGAGCAGATGATCGCCAAGCTGCACGGCGGGGTCGGTGCAGCGGTGAAGGCCATGGGCGTTAGCCATCAGATGGCCAATGGCACCGTCGGGCAGTCGGAAAAGGTCCAGCAGGCCCTGGAAAACATCCTCGGTGCGGTAGGCATGATCGTCGATCAGAACCAGCAGATCGCCGCTGCCGTGGAGCAGCAGACCGCTGTCGCCCATGACATCGACCAGAACATCGTCGAGATCAACCGTGCCGGTGAGCGCACGGCCGAAGGGGCCTATCAGACCGAAAACGCCAGTCGGGCACTGTCGGCGCAGGTGGTTGAGTTGAAACAGTTGAT